DNA from Candidatus Omnitrophota bacterium:
GTTGGCGCAGGCCCGGACCCGCTCCAAGGATCTTGAGGAGGCCCGCAGGCAGGCCAAGTCCTTGAAGGCTGATATGGATGTGCTGCGGGACAGCTATGAAAAGCGCCAGCAGGAGCTGCTGGCTTCCTATGACCAGGTGGAGGACCTGAGAAAAGAGATTTTGGGCCAGAAACAACAGTATGCCGAGAGCGACGAGGCATTGAAAACTCAGATTAAAGAGCTTGTCGCAGCGCGGGAAAAGACCCAGCAGGAATTGCAAAGCGCGCAGACACAGATCCAAATTGCCCAGCGTGCTGAAGAGGAATTGGCCAAACTGCAGACCCAGTATCAGCAACTTGAGATCCGGACAGCGCAGCTTGCCGAGCAGAAGGGCATTGGTGAGGATAATCTCAAGCAGATGCAGAAGGAGCTGAAGGCTGTGCGTGCAGAGTCGGAAGCCGCGGCGCAAAAGAGCGAGCGCGAATGGGCCTTGAAGCTCGAGCAGGCCCAGGAAACAGGCCAAAAGGTTGCGGGGGAGTGGGCCCAGAAATTGGATCAGGCGCAGGCAACGGCCCGGAAGACTTCGGAGGAGTGGGCCCAGAAATTGGATCAGGCGCAGGCAACGGCCCGGAAGACTGCGGAGGAATGGGCTCAGAAATTGGCAAAGGCCCAGCAAGAGTCTGAGCGGGAATGGTCGCAGAGGCTCAAGCAGGCCGAGGCTGCTGCGCAGAAGACAGGGGAAAGTTGGAGCAGGAAACTCGAAGAGTCTCAGTCCAAGGCACAGAGTGAGATTGAATCCTTGCGCGCAGAGCTCGTAAAGGCGCAAGCGGATGCGGACAAAAAGATTTCCGGCTGGCAAGCGCGTATGCAGAGTACGGAAAAGACCCTGGCCGGATTGCGCGAAGAACTCGATATCCAGGCAGCCAAGGCCCAGCAGGTCGGTTCCCTGGAGAATTCTCTGGCCCAATTGCAGGCGGAAAAAACTGAGCTGCAGGCTCAAATGGCCCAGGCCGTTGAAAAGGCAGAGCGATTGGACCGCGATATTCTGGCCTTGGAACAGAGTTCCAGGGCAGAGATCGAAACCCTAAAGCAAGGGGCTTTGAATCAGCTGGCAGAGCTGGATCAGAAATATAAGACCCAAATTAATGCCATTGAACAGAGAGAACAAGGCAAGCTGGCCTCTCTTAAGGAATCCAGGGATATCAAGCTCAGCGAGATGGCCGGTGAACTTCAGACGGTTGAACAGCGTTCCCGTGAAGAGATGGCGGCGCTGCGGGATGCGATCAAGCGCCTGGAAAGCGGCCGTCAAGAGTGGCGGTCCCGGTTGGATCAAATGGCCGCAGAACTTAAGCAAACTCAGTCGGAGCGGGACCAGGCAAAAGCGCATTTAGAAAAGGTCCAGAATGAGGCAAATAACCTGAATGAGGCGCACGCCGGAACCCGGGCCCAAGCCAAGGATCTTGAAAAAGAGCTCAATAGCACGGCCAAGCGTAATGAGGCTCTGGAGCGCGAGGTGCAACAGCTGACCAAGAAGGTGGATGAGTACCGCAGGGAAATCGCCCAGAACGAGACCACCAGGCAGGAGATGAATGCCCGGTTGAATCGGGTCCAGAGTCTTGTGGGCCAGATAGGACCCGAGTAAGGGCCGGATTGGCCCCCGGAGATGTTCCTTCCCGTCCCAAAGTGAGTATCCTCTGACTCCACATTGAATTGGGTTGGCTTTTTTGGTAAAATCTCAGGACATCTTGCGCCCAAGCCCACCTTAGCCGTATGTCCGTAACCACAGGTATTGCAAATGGATAAGACAGTGTTTGACCCCAGAACTTCATCTCATTCCGATCCGGTCCTGAACGGGTTGTATTCCCCGATCTTTGAGCAGGACGGCTGTGGGACAGGCTTTGTCGCCCATATCAAAGGCAAGCGCTCCCATGAAATCGTGCGCATGGCCGTGCAGTCGGTGGTCAATCTCACACACCGGGGCGCGGTGGACGCCGATGCCAAGACCGGAGACGGGGCCGGGCTGCTGACCCAAGTCCCTTATGAGCTATTTGAGTCCGAGGCCAAGGCAGAGGGCAGGACTCTCCCCAAGCCGGAAGATTTTGCCGTGGGAATGGTGTTTATGCCTTTGTCCAAGGAGACCCACAAGTCCGCGCGCTCGTATATAGAGGAAGTGTTGACCCAGGAGGGCCTCGAAGTGCTTGGATGGCGGCGGGTGCCTGTGGATCCCAGCGTTCTGGGCGATAAGGCCCTGAGGACCAAGCCGGAGATAGAACAAATCCTTCTGGGGCGCGGCAAGCTTCCCCAAGGGCCGGGTTTTGAACGCGGTCTCTACATGGCGCGCCGGAAGATCGAGAAGAACGCCCTGGGGCACGATCTGGTTAATTTGTATTTACCTTCCCTTTCCTGCCGGACCTTGAACTATAAGGGCCTGTTGGTGGCGCCCCAGCTTGAAGCGTTCTACAAGGATCTGAAAAATCCGCTCTACAAGTCGGCTATTGCCGTCTACCACCAGCGCTACAGCACCAATACCTTTCCCAACTGGTATTTGGCCCAACCCTTCCGCATGCTGGGACACAACGGGGAAATCAATACCATCAAGGGGAATCAGAATTGGATGCGTGCGCGTGAGGCCTTTCTGGAGAATTCCGTTTGGAAGAAGGATATGGAATCCCTCAGGCCTGTCATTCAGCCCGGGGGGAGCGATTCCGCGGACCTGGACAATGCGCTGGAATTCTATGTGCGCAGTGGCCGCGGAGTTTTGGAGGCTCTGGCCATGATGATTCCCGAGGCCTGGCAGAATATGGATGATTTTGATCCGGACCTCAGAGCCTTTTACCGGTACTACTCTTGTTTGATGGAGCCCTGGGATGGTCCTGCTGCCGTGGCTTTTACGGACGGGCAGACCGTAGGGGCCACCCTGGACCGCAACGGGTTGAGGCCGGCGCGGTACATTGTGACCGATGACGATATCGTGATCATGGCCTCTGAGGTCGGGGTCGTGGAGTGGGACCCGGCCAAGGTCGTACACCGCGGCCGTTTGGGCCCGGGACAGATGATCGCCATTGACACTCAAAAGGGCAAGATCTACGACAACGACGCGATCAAGAAGGAATTTGCCAAGGCCGGGGCCACGTACCATTCCTGGCTCGACAAGCATGTGACGGATTTGCAGCCTTTGCAGAAATTTAAGGCCCCTTCCGGGGACTACACGCGGGACGAGCTCCGGCGCCAGCAGGTGCTCTTTAACTGGGATCATGACGAGATCCAGATGATCCTTGAGCCCATGATGGCCAACGGCAAAGAGGCCATCTATTCCATGGGCGATGATACCCCGATTTCCGTGCTCTCAAAGGAAAGGCGTCTCCTGTACACGTATTTCAGGCAACTCTTTGCCCAGGTCACGAACCCTCCCATTGATCCCTTGCGCGAGGATTTGGTCATGTCTGTAGGTACGCTCATGGGCAAGAAGCCCAATCTTCTGACCGGGGATCCGGCTGAAAATACCCTGTATTTCGAGAGTCCTTTGCTTTTTGACGAAGAGCTCCAGGCCATCCGATCCGGGCACCAGAAGAAATTCC
Protein-coding regions in this window:
- the gltB gene encoding glutamate synthase large subunit, producing the protein MDKTVFDPRTSSHSDPVLNGLYSPIFEQDGCGTGFVAHIKGKRSHEIVRMAVQSVVNLTHRGAVDADAKTGDGAGLLTQVPYELFESEAKAEGRTLPKPEDFAVGMVFMPLSKETHKSARSYIEEVLTQEGLEVLGWRRVPVDPSVLGDKALRTKPEIEQILLGRGKLPQGPGFERGLYMARRKIEKNALGHDLVNLYLPSLSCRTLNYKGLLVAPQLEAFYKDLKNPLYKSAIAVYHQRYSTNTFPNWYLAQPFRMLGHNGEINTIKGNQNWMRAREAFLENSVWKKDMESLRPVIQPGGSDSADLDNALEFYVRSGRGVLEALAMMIPEAWQNMDDFDPDLRAFYRYYSCLMEPWDGPAAVAFTDGQTVGATLDRNGLRPARYIVTDDDIVIMASEVGVVEWDPAKVVHRGRLGPGQMIAIDTQKGKIYDNDAIKKEFAKAGATYHSWLDKHVTDLQPLQKFKAPSGDYTRDELRRQQVLFNWDHDEIQMILEPMMANGKEAIYSMGDDTPISVLSKERRLLYTYFRQLFAQVTNPPIDPLREDLVMSVGTLMGKKPNLLTGDPAENTLYFESPLLFDEELQAIRSGHQKKFPSTTLSLLFPVSGGPEGLEKALTRLCEEASAAVEEGKTLLILSDKGTDAKQVAVPAVLAVGAVHHHLIRQGQRLDVSLLLESAEPRDVHQIAVLLGYGVSCVNPYLTLALIRHQLKDKAGSEEALETAYRNYRKAVHAGLLKIMSKMGISLMDSYRGAQIFEIVGLNNKVVDRCFSGTVSRIGGIGFEEIARTLLDRHEDAYESLEDIPDLKKGGYLRFRKDSEYHAFNPAMIKSLHRAVRLGDEDAYQDYKEVVNTRPPLALHDLMDYRCGKSIPVEEVEPIEEICKHFVTPGMSLGALSTEAHETLAIAMNSLGAKSDSGEGGEDPVRFTPDADGSWRYSAIKQVASGRFGVTPH